The DNA sequence ACCAATTAGTTCTCTGATCAATATTAATATACTCAAACATCTAcatgtgcaaaaaaaaaagagttttaacgaaacattttcggtactgttcacttttaacgaaaatgacatttttactctaaaaaatcattcttgatactattcacttactacacatgtttgttattttgattaaaactcaaaactttcaagctattttcattagttattATACGTGACAGTGACATGTTAATCTCTCCCAAACagaatgcaaatgggaatgtcATGAGCACCCTTCCCACGTGCCAAAAGCGTGGACTGTGGTCAAATGTATCGCTCTGTTGTTTGACCGCTGACAATTTGACCAAATAGGTCTGaccttttattcttttctttctttgtttcaggGTTTCAGAGTTGCATATTTGGAAAAACCGAATCTGGAAGCCTCttttttctttagttatttaatTAACAAGTACCCACAGCTTGACGACCAAGTAATTATCTAATCAAGTTGATTAACAAGCCATTAAGTAACTCGATTAGATAGTTAACGACTTACATGGAGACCATCATTGATTCTATATTTATAGAATTATTAGGGTTAGACTTTATCTTTATAGAAATTCTGATGCACCACATatatataagtttataacaacgcatgcatgcatgatataAAATGATGAGACAAATGTTTGACaaatagaaagagaaaaaaagagagtaacttagacttttttttttaaggaaaactaaagaaaaatttttaaaaaaactttagttttaatgaaaaatgacaaataaaggtgtagtgaatagtatcagagaaaggtaaaaatgtggtttttcgttaaaattgaatagtaccagaagtgttttgttaaaactcctatttttttatttacgcGTCGTGACAGTGTTCAGGGGTATGCTTTTTATTGGAGAAGCTTTTTCTGTTTATGATGTCCATGTTTGAGTTATGAATAAATCTTTATGTGTTACtgtactatcttttggtgtttGAATAAGCGcatcttatcggacaaaacaaaaAGACAGAAAGAAAAAGGTTTTACCTTCTTTAGTCCAGAAAGCATGTTCACATCAATTCCTTTATCTCCGAACACTTCCCTAATCTCCTCTCTCAACTGATGTTGCCAATCCTGGTGGGTGGCCAGAAGCAACATTGTCCATGTGATTGCCAATGCAGTTGTCTCATGACCTCCAAAGAAAAATGTCTTGCACTCATCCACTAGTTCTTGTGTGGTTAAGGACTTTGTGAAGCCTCCTTGTTCACTCTGTTTAAGCAACAAGCCAAGCAGGTCGTGCTGCGGCGTCGACCCTCTGATGGATTTTCGCCTTTCGTCAATGAGTGACAAGAACAATTGGTTAATTTCTTGCCCAAGTTTTCTGGCCTCTAGGGTTTTCTTAGGGTGCAACATTTTTCCGAAAGGAACTCCCACAAAACGAACCGTTTTGAAGAGTGTCATTTGCAAGGCCCTTAGTTTTTCAAACACTGGGCGGCCACTTTGGTGGCTGATGCCAAAGCTGGTCTTGGCGATGATTTCTCCGGCGGTTGTTATGATTTCTCTCTCGACGTCGATTTCTTGAGTTCCGGAATCTATGAGAGTCACCCAGTTGTCTAGCATTTTGTTGGTGGTCTCCACCATTACGCTCGCCATTGCCTGTACATTGATTGGATATGGCATATAATTTAGTgggtttgataaaaaaaatgttaaaagccAAAGCACTAGAAGAACAAATGCTTCACTACTTAAGGTTTTATATTCATTTTGTGGAATATAATGCTTTACCCATTTCTGGTTTGTTTATAAATTACACATAAACAAACCGAAAGTAGAAATGGGTAAAGCATTAAGTACAGTACTCTATCTAATACATTATgtctttgatatatatatatatatagagagagagagagagagagagagagagagagagagaggtctaTATACCTTCAAGTTTGTTGGGTTAAAAGCAGGAGTGATAACATGGCGGTGACGGACCCAGTCATCGCCTTCGGACATGAGTAGGCCATTACCAAACATCGGGGATCTATCGCGTCGGAACACCGCAGGCTTCCCCCAGTTCTTTGCTGTCACCTCCGTAGACAGTTTTTTCAGTAGCTCTGGATCTGCTATGTACAAAAATGGCTCCGTCCCCAACCAATAAACGAACATCTTTCCTGCAAATgtacacaaacacaaatcaatCATTTTATACAAACATTTATCACTTATTGACATGAATATTTGAACGTGCAAAAGTTTTCTGAGATGGTTTTCAAACGGGCACTTAAACGTGTGAGTTTACTTACCGAAAGAGTTTTGCCAGCgagtaaaaaaaggaaaaagagttgAGTGTATGTCATGGGAGATATTTGAACTTTGAACATTGATGATCTTCTTTTTCATCTCACTCAGATTTCCGAACGGAAAACTTGGAGATGGACCGTTCAACCCATTTCTCTTGAGCTTCCTGGACGCAAGAACTGGAAAAACCCAGAAGGAAAATATTAATCTGCAGAAAACATACAGAAGTGCCATGACGATGGCGATGACAAAACCTAGAACAATGGTCTCcatatctctctccctctctctctctatctctctctgtgTGTGTATGTCTCTGAAAACGTTGTTGTAGTAATTAGCTAGGCTTGTATGTTTGTGAGTATCAGAAGAGAATGGAGggagtatttataggaggagagGGGATATGCTGATTGAGTTTAATTTGGACCAGGAAGTTTTGACCATGACCTACAAAACTTTCATGACGTGGCTTTTTTAAGGGCCGGGCCTTACCTTCCTTTGAATAGATGTGAAGGTTTTCCTAGCTAGTTCCTTCATTCCCATTCCACCTCTATGCGAGCAACCAAATGGTTATAACTTTTCAGTTGTGAGTTAGGACAGTTGATGAGAATATTGTCTCGGTATATACATTTTAGTTAAATCTTTACTTTTGAAGAAACGGATTTAGCTAAGTTTATTAAAAGAGTTTGTTCTCTTATACGCAACAAAATTTGAATTCACTTTCGTTTAAAGTTAAAGCGTTTGTTGTTGAGCATTTATTACATTTTTGCCCTTGTTGAAAAGCCCCTTTTgttttgtcatggatttgatCATCAATTCAGACAAGCACTGGGCTTGCGGTTGAAAAGTGTTCTGTCATGGTGTGGACGTCGGAACACCGTCCCTTCTTcttattcacttttttttttttaatgttatttacacatttatttttatctttcacacatttttattaatttttgtcattaattttttttaatttattcgattcgataacaaaaaacttaaaaagatgTGGAAGAAGTAAAAGTAGAATTGTGGATAgcattacatttttttaaagacttattccttcttttttgttttataacatCATATATTGTTATCCTGTACCAGGTGACGGCTGTGGTTCCAGTCAACAACTGCTTTGTAGACCAGAAAGACATTttgattagttttttttttccaaatttttttttatcagttgCCGCATTCTAAAgcttaatatttatttaaaacttGAGAGCAACTCCAATTTTATGtcatttaattaaaatgacataaaatcaaattaatttgACAGTAATCTATAGAGTGACGTAAAAATACACTCCGATTATATGTATAAGATGGGAAAAAAGGAGTCGATGTTAAAAAATGTGTCAGTTTTGTGTGTttaataacattactcttacaaaatatatattaagaatTAACGTTTTACTTTATAATATAAGAATTGTAAATTATAGTAATAGTACACTCGAGATTTACATGCCATGGTTTCATACTTTAAAAACGAGACTCACATTTAATGGATTAGAAGATGATTCTTTTAATAATACAGAAGATTATACCTCAAATATATATTACCCATCAAGTacatgtgatatatatatatatatatatatatatatatatatatatatattactctGAAAAACactcaaatttaaatattttagtgGTTATCACTATCAACTACATGATCGAATAATGTCGCAAAACCAGATGTTTATTAACAATGTGCATACGTAAAATGATTACAtatccgattcaaaatcaattgaTGGAAATCGTTAAGCACTTAATACAAAACTTTCATCTTTATTGAGAGTTCGGTTGCATCAACTTTCGTGTTTGATCGTACGAAAATAATGCATTTTTCCAGTAGCATACAATTGATGGAAATCGTTTGAGCACTTAAACGCAAGACTTTTATTTTTACTGAGAGATTGTTGCATGAACTTCCGTGTTTGATAGCATGAAAATAATGCATCTGTCTAATAACATACAACTGATTGAAATCTTTTAAGCACTTAATGCAAGACGTTCATCTTTACTAGGAGTTAAATTGCATAAACTTTCGCGTTTGATCATATGTAAAGAGTAAtcctagagagattaaattttttaaaccaaatgatgtgtcaccaataagaaataagcacgttaatcggcacttaattaataatccaatcatctacaacaacatcatttagtttacaaatttggtttaaaaaaattgatcttCTTAGCATTACTCGCATGTAAATAATGCATTTCTCCAATAGCATACAATTGATGGAAATATTTTAAGCACTTAACGCAAGACTTTTACCTTTACTGAGAATTTGGTTGCATTAACTTTCCACATTTAATCGCATGATAATAATGCATTGTCTGTAACATACAATTGATGAAAATCATATAAGCACTTAATGCAAGACTTTTATCTATATTGAGAATTCGGTTGCATGAACTTCTGTGTTTGATCGCATGAAAATAATGCATTTGTCCAGTACCATACAATTGATGGAAATCATTTAAGCACTTAATGCAAGACTTTCATCTTTACGGAGAATTCATTGCATGAATTTCCGTATTTGATCacataaaaatatttgtccAATAGCATACAAACGTTAGGATTAATTTTTCTCCTTTTACGTGCAGTTTTTGTTTGACCATATTTGACCAGAAGCCCCATATGGAGGCTGTCAAACAAACGTGcatcagtttggacggaattaTCTAAAAATTATGTGTTTCATGCATACTTTTACTGACGACTTAGACAACAAGTacatatttgaattcaacagcGGACCATCTCGCATAAATTCAAAACATAACGGACTGGCATGGTTTTCACGTTTGAACCAATTTTGTAACGACTGCATGCCGCCACAAATCAGTTAccttccttttgttttgttgaacACCAAATTGGTTTCCTATCCATCGTGCCCATAATGCATGTTAtctattttccaatttttgcaTCATGAAACTGATAACAAGTTAAGGATCTAGGACAGTACTTCTACGTTACGGTTAAAATATTGAGATTCTAATAATGATCATATCGACCATGTATCAAGAGTCGTAAGTTGCAATATCAACGACATCGACCGTATATCAATCACATGTATGCTTTTATAGAATGTTGCAAGAAGTGTGCACGGCCAGATGGAAGTACGGACCAAGGTGCAGGGACGGATGTCTCTATaaaatgtatatgtatgtatatatatatatatatatatatatatatatatatatatgtagatatGTGTGCAGGGGCGGATCAAAGTAGCCAAGGACTAAGGTGGTCTCAGGACCACCCCAGTCAcaaaaatatacatgtgaaggtCTTCTGGGAACCTTTCGAAGTTTGGTACATGTCCCTTTTGTGTCTACTAAATGTTTGATATAATGCATTTTACTAGGCATAACTATTTACATGGGCATAACAACCccactgtcacatcccagcctggggtccaccacatcctgggcccgcttcaccaccgtagcacgatattgtacgctttgggccccgaccacgccctcacagttttgtttttgggaactcacacgagaacttcccagtggatcacccatcatggaagtgctctcgcgcgctactcgctcaactttggagttcccatagaacccgaagccagtgagctcccaaaaggcctcgtgttagatagggatgggaatatacatataaggattactcccctaggcgatgtgggatcttacaatccacctcccttaagggcccaacgtcctcatccgcacaccacgaccaaggttaggctctgataccaaattgtcacatcccggccaggGGTCCACCATATCTCGAGCCtacttcaccaccgtagcacgatattgtccgctttgggccccgaccacgccctcacgattttgtttctggaaactcacacaagaacttctcagtggatcacccatcatgggagtgctctcacgcgctactggcttaactttggagttcccatggaacccgcaGCTAaggagctcccaaaaggcttcgtgctacgtagggatgggaatatacatataaggatcactcccctgggcgatgtgggatcttacaataaTCAGAGTGGCGCagcgaacaatatcatgctacgatggtggagcgggcccgggatgtggtggaccccaggccgggatgtgacacccaCCAAGTGAATAaactgaactttgtttttgcacATTTCGCATCCtgtttctatttaaaaaaataaaaaataaaataacttgTATTTAACACTAGATCCCCAAAGTTTAAATCATAGATCCGCCaattatgtatatgtgtatatatatatatatatatatatgtgtgtgtgtgtgtgtttgtgtacaTAATATAGGATAACATAAAAAACTTGTGCTCTACGTGAACTTCTATCTAGCTTTGCCTGAATCTTAGAACGGTTCAAAGGACAAGGCGGGGACGAACGTTCTGATCCATCGTGGCAAGAGTCCCAGTCTTGATTCTTTTTCCTGTCAAAATTGTAGTAAGTCACATATAATCACCAGTTTTCATTTCCTTTATTCTTTTTCTATATAATGAAAcgttttaaaaataacaaaattgatTAGTCAGCAGAGATTAATTTCAACGTTAAAAACCATGCATGCGAAGTACGAAGAATAAAATGGAGTTTTCTGCCACATGCTCTCGGATACTAATTCCAAGGTGATTATTTTAGTACAAGTATCTTCCTAATCATTTCCATATTCCATTACTAATTTCATGTTTAAAGttgaatttccaaaaaaaaaaaaaaaaattaaagttgaatttgacacgtttggaaaagaaaaaaaaaattctaaggaaacattttcaaaagtgGAATTTTTTATGGACTCTCAATTTGCATGACATCCAAGAACTCAAAGTACATTctctcataaaataaaaaataaaaaaactcaaagtacatacatacatatatatatatatatatatgtgtatgtatactttaattttatattgaagATAAATGTTAACGAGACTCTCAAAGTGTGATTTTTTATGAATATCACCTTATAGTTTAACGTTATGTACTAAACATGAGATGACATAGTGTCCATGGGAGAATCTCACTCTTGGAAGAGTCTCCTTAGAATTTCTCTTATAGTGAAAATGCTCtcaaaggttaaaaaaaattcatggattATTTTAAAAGAGAATTtttattggtactccaaaaattTTATTGTGCGCTCCAAACTTTtgatatttagaaagaaaaatacacttataaagAATGCACAATGAAATCTTTTAGAAATATCAATAACACTTTCCgttttaaaatctaaaaaataaaaataaaaagagataaaCGTTCAAAATGGCTATTTCCGAGGACTAATTAATTAACGATAAGTGGAATACTGATCAAGGGTGACACAACTAAAACTTATTGGATTTGGCAAAGAATGCGAAATTAATCCACTATGAATTGACAGTGTCTCAACTTACcacttaaaacaaaattttactaTAATATCTCACCCCCAACATTAACATAagttattttctttcatttttcgtTTTAATATGTGCCTTATATTATTCTTCACGCGAAATGGTTGCTTATCAAGTCATAGCTAGACAATGTCAACTACCAGTTCTGAGTTCTCATACGTCCAAGACGAATGGAGCTAAGCATAATATAGGTTGAACTGATCCTTTATTAGTGAGAATAATCAATCTTGTCCAGTTTTCAAGTAAAAGATTCAAAATATCATGTTGTTAGATTCTTAATACTCGTTTTTAATTTTGACTTATGTCTAGGGACAATAGTCCAAGTTTAGAATTATTTTGTTGCTTTCATATTAGCTGTATACCTTATTAGAGACACTAGTATTCTTTTTATTGGGAGTCGTTGACTGTGTTTTAACTACTAGTTTGTTTGTGAAGTTTCTAATACTTTTCTTTGTTCTAATAGCAAGTAATTAGAATGACATGGGGAGTGttttctaaataaataaaaaaatatttagatgtGAAAAAATGATGCATTTATTGACACAGTCTCTACTATATTTGTTGACATACTCTTCAATAGAAATGTTAAGGTGATTCTCTTAGAAATGAGACTCTTTATGGACTCTCCgtcatctcatgtttttggcacaatgttttataatgttagcacgagaattaacgttaaattgtgAGGTGGCAGAGAACTCGAGGAGAGTCCCCACTTGTCTCCTTAGCACTCTCCaatatactaattaattaacacaCACAAAACTTAACATTTTCGAATATAAGTGAGATCCACATAAATGATAAAATTCACACGTTAAAAAATGTGTCAACACGTGCATCAGTTTTGTATGAAAAATAGCACTATCCATGTTAATTAGTATACTAAACAAATAAAACGTAAGTGATAACGTCAACGTTCTAACATTCAAAATATGTACGTAGGTGCTTATTGAGACTTGTGCTGTGCATAAAGCGGGTCTGGAAATAACTTTGCGGTTTCTGTGGCTTCTTTTTCCAAAAGCCAATTGAACACAAACACTTTATAGCGACAACCTCTTGAATTAATACCAAATGTGTTGGCCTCGATCGTCAATTTAGAAATTTAGTAGTTGACTTGAATCTGAATTCACCAAACACATTACAAACTAAGggtttccttcatttttttacCTAACACTGAGAAGCCGTGTTAGAACTTACCTCCAGTACGTCACATAATAGTCTAAGATTTTGATATAAATGCACGTAGTACTTCTATAAACTAACTACTGTTACGGATCACTACAGTAACTTTACATAAACTTATGCGCAAATGTTTTTCCTTAGCGCGAAAACTTTACTCGATGACCAAAGCTTTATCTATCAAATTTTTTTCGTTGGGCAAAAGCCTATGAAGAAATCTAAACGTTGTCCGTTTTTGCCCAACAAACAGAGGCATTATGTTTGGTAAAGACAATTTGCTAGACAAAACTTCGTCGGACAAACAATAATTTTTAATAGTGAAGCCAGATATACAACACAATACAATGCCAACATACAAGTTGTAACATTAAAATGGGACGTATCTAGTATTccgaaaaataaaatgttaaaatgTAGCGAAGTGATTAAGATGTTTGATGTATCCTTATATGTCCTAGCTAGGAGTCACTTAATATTACACTAGCCTCCATGCACGCGCTCACGCATGTGCagaagatatttttttaatcatgaCGTGTTACTTGTgatttacatgttttaaatgtatttattaatgtagatggaaatgaataaaaaatgcatTTATTAAAAGCAGTCttttaactaattaaagcaACTGAATCCATATTAATAAAAGCGGTATTTCAATTTccatttatattttattgaatttacatgaagattagaaaaaataatatttaataaacaactgattgttagctcattgtgaggctaaactcattctctccccttaatgtagataacatcgtttgttaaaaaaatgattatttgacaactaattgaattacattattatgtGCGTGCGAgagactttttttataactagcACTATGCACCTcttaagtatttaaaatttgagacataatatttaataaacaaccgtgtgcaaaatgtattttttgaatcacagtgCGCTACATTACATACATGTGACTTAgacattttaaatatatttatatgcgtgaattgcttcaatatttttttatttcgttattttctttttttatcacCGGCGCTAcgcgcctcttaagatgttttgaacacaacattcatgatttttcttatttttttattatatttttcttccccATCACTTGGGCACcatcaactttgtcatttgtttattcttttctctctccccatttatatttatattttattttatcatgacCAAATTACCAACTTACCcttgcatgatttgatatattattttgaacatgttttgaattttttttaccaagGGGCAGTTTGGTctaattttttgtcaaagggGTGACACCAAAGTTTTTGTCACATGCGCGTGACCCCAAATTTTCACTGTTCATCACACTGCTCgctttatatataatagatgCTAGTGttatttatgttcatttataagtaaaaatTCTTACGTTGAACTActataaataatgaatttaatgtcaATTAATTATAATTCGTTCATTGTGTGATTAACTGAAGTCCATCACCCTTAATATGCATTTCGCCATTGAAAATTGTCTCCTTACTGCCAATGACAACTTGTACTAGCATGGCCAGAACAGAATCGAACTAGAAATCGCAATAAAAACCAACTTTATATATAAACATGAACTTCCGCCACGACAAAtccttaagaaaataaattaaagaaattcatttcaaaattattgGGCTAAATATTTTAGACATGTGCAACAAATGACGCCCacaacaatttattaaaaaagaaaagaaaacttattTTAATTAGTAAGCATATATCAATTACAACTCAAAGAGCTGCCATTATAGAATCTACGTACTCATCAGCTGGGGCTCCTTCaataatatatatcaaatttCTTTAGTGCTCCATTTCAGTGTAACCACAAACGATTATTTAATCTGTTAACTATTTATCTATAAGCTGATATAATAATTAAGTCCAGCAGAGGCTGCATAGCTGACATCCGATAGGGCCTTGACTTGGTAcactaaggtcatctccaatcgaagggtCTAGATGATCAAAGGATCAAAAATAGTCTGAAAattatctccaaccgagggtttaGCCAAAGGGCTCGTAAACCCCacggaatctgaaagggccaaagggctagcCACATGCAACCAGCCAGTCAGCCCAGGGCTGGccagaaattcaaaaaatcCTATCGGATATAACATACAtgaatgcttaaacaaaaatttgaatccaactgCTAGCtgactagccgttgtattcaatttttcttttgttttttgggcctttttttttttttttttaattcttaaaaattctattttttttttcctataaatacctaaatcattcattaaatttaagttctaatttttttggttttttgggctagtttgaatttaagttgttgttggatttgaatttaagttgttgtagtttttaaatttaaataataaattatgtttggccctcgaTTTGAGACGATTTTTTGTGACAGAGCTGGTCAGCGGGTTCGTTTTAGTTCTCTAGTCCTCAAAGAAATTACTATTTTAACGAACAGTCCAGggtcatatttcttaccatctccaaccgggggtcaaagggtcatagggtcaaacataatttattatttaaatctgaaaactacaacaacttaaattaaatgaaatatttaaaattaattgtgaaacacttacttcgtcgtagtaattgacaccgctttcatgtctacttgcagCGGTTAACAGTtgtatgttaaattaattttttaatttaagtgtCCAATTATTAGTACAACTTAGTTTGAGATAGTTACATGTATAAATGCACATTTACCATCTCTAATAGGAAGCTTATATTTGGGGCAACCATTatatttgtcccacatcgggaGATAATTGAGCAAGAAAAAGCTTGCATGTGTGGCACCCATTatatttgtcccacatcggctGTGGGAGAGGTTTGAGCAATCAAACATGCTTATAAAAACAACATTCCCACCTAGAACCAATCACCTTTTTGGACCTTAATTAaatattctttttaaatttttggcccaaaaaaaaaaactataaaataataataataataaataacgGCTAGCCGTtgagattcaaaatttttagcCCCGGCTGGCTGGCTCATTTGGGCCTCCTGGTTGGCCCTTTGCCTTGTTTTTGTCTAGTGGGGTCCACAAGTCTTTTGGCCTAATCCtaggttggagacggttttagggctattttcgaccctatggacccttcggttggagatgacctaataaTTGGTAAGGAAAAAGTCATAGCTAGTTTCATAGTAACACTAAAAAGCGACCTCAAATTCATAAGGTTCTTTGCTTTGCGAGGATCGGAAGAAGGCACTCGCTGAGATATATAAATAGGAGCGAAGCAACTGGGATTGACTCGATATTCTATAACTACAAATTTTGTAGTGACACAAGCTTGGAATTGCTTACTGAGAAAAATACTTATGATTCAAAAAGTATTTTAGGAGATGAATTATATCAATAAACAAACATGTTTTATCATGAATTgattaataatattaaatgatatcGTGACACTTATatcaaaaaatttctcatacTATAGGTGTaacatcaataaacaaaaagacGTGTTATATCATGAATTGATtgataatattaaatgatatcGTGATAGTTACACCGAAAAACTTCTCATACTATCAAGTACTTAGTTAGAATTATGATACATCCATAATTTAATTCCATCTCAATCCAATTATgtaacaaaagaacaaaaggaGAGGACCATAATATGGAGGAATTTTTCAAGGTGCGGGGCACACAACTCGGTATACCAAAAATGTTATAATACAaatggttgaaattttttatcttttcaatcacttatattataacacgtaatGTACAAAAACGTGTTCTGAAAACACTGAAAAGTCTTCTACATAATATGGGCCAATGCTTTCTCCGATATTTGGGGACATAAGAAAGCCCATGGTATAGCACTCAAATATTTTCAGGCTTTCAGCCGTATGGCCCAACCAAATCTGTCATAAAACAACAATATTACAACGGATGAGGATTCTCTTTGTAACGATTTTAGAGATTCTCACATTCtaatcgtttatcgtatataATACGATTAATTTTCGTTAgttactatttatgtttaattttaaataataaaatttaaataatttttgatcGGACTAAATGGTTAAGATATGAGAAACATAGGATTCTACTTTTCTTTTCGTAACGACACCTTGCGGAAAGAGTCACTGCTTTCGTGAATCTCgagtggaaagaaaagaaatccaTGGAAGTTGCAAAACCAAAAGGTGTTGAGATCGCAAAGGGACACGTAACAGCAAGGCCACATGGCGCCCCACGACCACCGAGCTCCGCCCAACAAAGACCCAAACCCAAATCCACCACCActtcctctctt is a window from the Pyrus communis chromosome 16, drPyrComm1.1, whole genome shotgun sequence genome containing:
- the LOC137719393 gene encoding cytokinin hydroxylase-like, producing the protein METIVLGFVIAIVMALLYVFCRLIFSFWVFPVLASRKLKRNGLNGPSPSFPFGNLSEMKKKIINVQSSNISHDIHSTLFPFFTRWQNSFGKMFVYWLGTEPFLYIADPELLKKLSTEVTAKNWGKPAVFRRDRSPMFGNGLLMSEGDDWVRHRHVITPAFNPTNLKAMASVMVETTNKMLDNWVTLIDSGTQEIDVEREIITTAGEIIAKTSFGISHQSGRPVFEKLRALQMTLFKTVRFVGVPFGKMLHPKKTLEARKLGQEINQLFLSLIDERRKSIRGSTPQHDLLGLLLKQSEQGGFTKSLTTQELVDECKTFFFGGHETTALAITWTMLLLATHQDWQHQLREEIREVFGDKGIDVNMLSGLKKMGWVMNEVFRLYPSAPNAQRQAKADIQVSNDLSIPRGTNMWIDIVGMHHDPALWGEDVNEFKPERFKDDIHGGCKHKMGYLPFGFGGRMCIGRNLTFLEYKIVLTLILTRFSFNVSPTYCHSPSIVLSLRPSDGLPLVLQPL